In Sorghum bicolor cultivar BTx623 chromosome 8, Sorghum_bicolor_NCBIv3, whole genome shotgun sequence, one genomic interval encodes:
- the LOC8074865 gene encoding putative disease resistance protein RGA3 has protein sequence MDIITGDWSSHYDLTVLPIVGLGGMGKTTLAQHIYNKEAETYFDVRIWACVSTDFSVPRLLKDILESKSLHELSKGLTGTPEKQIEQILTSKRFLLVLDDMWDTVNNDGWDRLLAPFRKGQTKGNMILVTTRSPSVAQIVKVKTTDSTIELEGLDQVAFREFFQSCVFGDDNKSKDDHKELDDIGEEIMKKLKGSPLAAKTVGRLLRNNLDQNHWKRVLDSKEWELQTGDTDIMPALKLSYDFLPFHLQHCFSYCALFPEDYRFTSQQLIHWWTGLGILQPGPQNRSLEEIGQTYLDDLINHGFIKKDTISSTDTEYSIHDLLHDLGLKVASRECLSLNSSNVVPPAEIWPSVRHLSIILDSVDDGKIADFISGLRELVFGRRLKIDNLQTLMVFGKLDENFTDFLGYLIKKASSLRVVNLENMQSRMEFPTLCHLRYLRLGCKRDLWLGLEPQLEIHLPSMLSRFYHLRILDLQEWNGFKSHLPRDVSNLTKLSHFDVWHHDFHPDICNVGKLHLLQELNKFEVRNESTGFELKELGKLNKLRELGIYALERINTKEEAAEAKLIEKQWLQKLELVWSRSVPGFLCDGEGLVLEGLRTPRNLQSLRIVGHGSHSGPTWLGSKQHSPKALQLLYLKGVNWELFPSLVHLERLRDIELCYMRSLKELGPGYFAKTLKSLTLIGLTGLESWVPGDHGHLLSSLEKLQITECSPLVSGYPLVSLFIQHSPILSHLVTDDLTGALAVPTCSILSSSLSRLILSGSEGVKSFTEQQEDVLVLLTSLQYLKLDYFPSLLCLPAGLHKLGNLKTLEISCCSSLRSLPENGLPSSLQEFISREDCFHKRCIEELNTACKNYTRDHPGIKLQFLEDNTLYKIREWHKIRNLW, from the coding sequence ATGGACATCATCACCGGAGACTGGTCCTCTCACTATGACCTTACTGTTCTCCCAATTGTTGGTCTAGGGGGTATGGGGAAAACAACCCTTGCacaacatatttataataaagAAGCTGAAACATACTTTGACGTGAGGATATGGGCATGTGTATCAACTGATTTTAGTGTGCCCAGATTGTTGAAGGATATTTTGGAATCTAAGTCTTTACATGAACTCAGTAAGGGGTTAACGGGAACACCAGAGAAACAGATTGAACAAATATTGACATCTAAAAGATTTTTGCTTGTCCTTGATGATATGTGGGATACTGTTAATAATGATGGATGGGACAGGCTGCTGGCACCATTTAGAAAAGGGCAAACGAAGGGTAACATGATACTGGTCACAACTCGGTCTCCATCAGTAGCGCAAATTGTTAAAGTAAAAACAACTGATAGCACAATAGAGTTGGAAGGTTTGGATCAAGTGGCATTTCGTGAGTTTTTCCAGTCATGTGTATTCGGTGATGATAATAAGTCAAAAGATGATCACAAAGAATTAGACGACATTGGAGAAGAGATAATGAAAAAACTTAAAGGCTCCCCTCTAGCAGCAAAAACTGTAGGTAGACTACTGAGGAATAACCTGGATCAAAATCACTGGAAAAGAGTCCTAGATAGTAAAGAATGGGAACTACAAACTGGTGATACTGACATTATGCCTGCATTGAAGCTCAGCTATGATTTTCTTCCTTTTCACCTGCAGCATTGTTTTTCCTACTGTGCCTTGTTTCCGGAAGACTACAGGTTTACTAGCCAACAGCTCATTCACTGGTGGACAGGTCTAGGTATTCTACAGCCTGGTCCTCAAAATAGAAGCCTCGAAGAAATCGGGCAGACCTATTTGGATGATTTGATTAACCATGGATTTAtcaaaaaagatactataagcAGTACAGATACTGAGTATAGTATCCATGACCTCCTACATGATTTAGGACTCAAGGTTGCATCACGTGAATGTCTTAGCTTAAATTCCTCTAATGTGGTCCCACCAGCAGAAATTTGGCCATCTGTACGTCACTTATCTATCATCTTAGATTCTGTAGATGATGGAAAAATTGCCGATTTTATAAGTGGGCTAAGAGAACTAGTATTTGGGAGAAGATTGAAGATTGATAACTTACAAACTTTGATGGTGTTTGGGAAATTGGATGAAAACTTCACTGATTTTTTGGGATATTTGATTAAAAAAGCAAGCAGTCTTCGTGTTGTGAACTTGGAAAATATGCAGTCTCGCATGGAGTTTCCAACACTATGCCATCTACGTTACTTAAGGCTTGGGTGTAAACGTGACCTATGGCTTGGGTTGGAACCTCAACTTGAGATTCATCTACCAAGCATGCTTTCTAGGTTTTATCATTTGAGGATTCTTGATCTGCAAGAATGGAATGGGTTTAAATCTCATTTACCCAGAGACGTGAGCAACCTCACAAAACTAAGCCATTTTGATGTCTGGCACCATGATTTTCACCCTGACATTTGTAATGTGGGAAAGCTACACTTATTGCAAGAATTAAACAAATTTGAAGTCAGAAATGAAAGCACTGGGTTTGAACTAAAGGAACTAGGAAAATTAAATAAGCTAAGAGAGCTTGGAATTTATGCCCTTGAGAGAATAAACACAAAAGAAGAAGCAGCTGAAGCAAAACTGATAGAAAAACAATGGTTGCAAAAGTTAGAACTGGTCTGGAGTAGGAGCGTGCCAGGATTCctgtgcgatggagaaggactaGTTCTTGAAGGGCTTCGAACTCCAAGAAATCTTCAAAGCTTGCGCATTGTTGGCCATGGAAGTCACTCTGGTCCAACATGGTTGGGTAGTAAGCAGCACTCTCCCAAAGCTCTACAGCTTCTTTATCTAAAAGGCGTCAATTGGGAACTGTTTCCATCATTGGTGCACTTGGAGAGGCTTCGTGACATCGAACTGTGTTATATGCGCAGCTTAAAGGAACTTGGTCCAGGATATTTTGCCAAGACACTAAAAAGCCTAACACTAATTGGCTTGACAGGACTGGAGAGCTGGGTTCCAGGGGACCATGGTCATTTGTTGTCTTCACTGGAAAAGTTGCAAATTACCGAATGCTCTCCTCTCGTGTCAGGATACCCTCTTGTGAGCCTCTTCATTCAACATTCCCCAATCCTGAGTCACTTAGTGACAGATGACTTAACTGGAGCCCTTGCTGTGCCCACCTGCAGCATCCTCTCATCCTCCCTCAGCAGGCTAATCCTTTCTGGAAGCGAAGGGGTCAAGAGCTTCACCGAGCAGCAAGAGGATGTCCTTGTGCTCCTCACCTCTCTCCAGTACCTCAAATTGGATTATTTTCCCAGTCTGCTGTGCCTCCCTGCTGGTCTGCATAAACTCGGCAACCTCAAGACTTTGGAAATCTCTTGTTGTAGTTCTCTCAGGTCGCTGCCTGAGAATGGTCTGCCTAGTTCACTCCAGGAGTTCATTTCCAGAGAGGACTGTTTCCATAAAAGATGTATTGAGGAGCTAAACACGGCGTGCAAAAATTACACCCGTGATCATCCTGGGATCAAGCTACAATTCTTAGAAGATAATACGTTATACAAAATACGGGAATGGCACAAGATAAGGAATTTATGGTAA
- the LOC8067189 gene encoding subtilisin-like protease SBT1.2 — MDLNLRLLLAMLVLASLLIYTTPTHHVNSEISNRQKYIVRVRPPPNFSPDMSSSNLETWYRSFLPPSSMGASRPHTPFIYTYREAILGFAVNLTKVEVEYVTKRDGVLNVYEDYLIPLLTTHTPEFLGLRSNGGAWNSIGMGEGTIIGLLDTGIDMSHPSFHDDGMKPPPAKWRGSCDFGDAKCNKKLIGGRSFSRGHVPPVDNVGHGTHTASTAAGQFVEGASVLGNGNGTAAGMAPHAHLAMYRVCSVWGCWNSDVVAGLDAAISDGVDILSISLGGRSRRFHQELLAIGTFSAMRKGIFVSCSAGNSGPSSGTLSNEAPWVLTVGASTMDRQMKAIVKLGDGRSFVGESAYQPSNLVSLPLAYKLDSGNVKGKVVACDLDGSGSSGIRIGKTVKQAGGAGMIVFGKQVSGHNTFAEPHVLPASYVNPIDAAMIREYAKNSSNKPTASIVYEGTSLGTTPAPVVAFFSSRGPSTASPGVLKPDIIGPGVNVIAAWPFKVGPPTSANFVKFNSISGTSMSAPHLSGIAAVIKSVHPDWSPAAIKSAIMTTAYAVDGNKKPILDEKFNPAGHFSIGAGHVNPSRAINPGLIYDTDEEQYILYLCGLGYTDSEVEIVTHQKDACRKGRKITEAELNYPSIAVNAKLGKLVVNRTVTNVGEASSTYTVDIDMPKGVTASISPNKLEFTKAKEVKTFVVSLSWDANKIKHAEGSFTWVFGKQVVRSPIVIF; from the coding sequence ATGGATCTTAATCTAAGACTCCTATTGGCAATGCTTGTTCTTGCAAGCCTTCTAATCTACACCACACCGACCCATCATGTCAATTCTGAAATTTCTAACCGTCAGAAATATATTGTGCGTGTGCGCCCTCCACCAAACTTTTCCCCAGATATGAGCTCTTCTAACCTTGAGACATGGTATAGATCATTCCTCCCACCATCATCGATGGGTGCATCTAGGCCTCATACACCATTCATCTATACCTATAGAGAAGCCATTCTCGGCTTTGCTGTGAACCTCACGAAAGTTGAGGTAGAGTACGTTACAAAAAGAGATGGTGTCCTTAATGTATACGAGGATTACCTTATACCACTCTTGACAACCCATACACCTGAATTCCTAGGGCTAAGGTCCAATGGAGGAGCTTGGAATAGCATAGGAATGGGTGAGGGAACCATCATAGGCTTGCTAGATACAGGGATAGACATGTCACACCCCTCATTCCATGATGATGGAATGAAGCCACCACCAGCAAAGTGGCGTGGGTCTTGTGACTTTGGAGATGCCAAATGCAACAAAAAGTTGATTGGTGGCAGATCATTTTCTAGAGGTCATGTGCCTCCAGTGGATAATGTTGGCCATGGCACACACACTGCAAGCACAGCTGCCGGACAATTCGTAGAAGGTGCAAGTGTGCTTGGAAATGGAAATGGTACCGCTGCTGGCATGGCCCCACATGCACACCTTGCTATGTATCGAGTGTGCAGCGTATGGGGATGTTGGAACTCAGATGTAGTGGCTGGACTAGATGCAGCCATTTCTGATGGTGTTGACATACTGTCTATATCACTTGGTGGTCGGTCACGACGATTCCATCAAGAATTACTGGCAATTGGCAcattttctgccatgcggaaAGGGATATTTGTCAGTTGTTCTGCAGGAAATTCAGGTCCATCATCTGGCACACTAAGCAACGAGGCACCTTGGGTCCTGACGGTTGGTGCAAGTACAATGGACCGACAGATGAAAGCTATTGTCAAGCTAGGTGATGGCCGCTCATTTGTCGGTGAGTCAGCCTACCAACCATCTAACCTTGTTTCTTTGCCATTAGCGTACAAGCTAGATTCTGGGAATGTTAAAGGGAAGGTTGTTGCTTGTGATCTTGATGGTTCTGGTAGCTCTGGTATCCGAATTGGAAAAACTGTCAAGCAAGCTGGCGGAGCTGGGATGATAGTGTTTGGAAAACAAGTGAGTGGGCACAATACTTTTGCTGAACCACATGTCCTCCCAGCATCTTATGTGAATCCCATAGATGCTGCTATGATTAGAGAGTATGCTAAGAACTCTAGCAACAAGCCAACAGCCTCAATTGTCTACGAGGGAACATCATTGGGAACTACTCCAGCTCCTGTAGTTGCTTTCTTCTCTTCACGTGGTCCAAGCACAGCAAGCCCTGGTGTTCTTAAGCCTGACATCATTGGACCAGGAGTGAATGTCATTGCAGCTTGGCCATTCAAAGTTGGACCACCAACAAGTGCAAATTTTGTGAAGTTTAATTCCATTTCTGGAACATCAATGTCTGCACCTCACCTCAGTGGAATCGCAGCTGTTATCAAGAGTGTTCATCCAGATTGGTCACCTGCAGCAATCAAATCGGCAATCATGACAACAGCCTATGCAGTAGATGGTAACAAGAAGCCAATCCTAGATGAAAAATTCAATCCAGCTGGTCATTTCAGTATAGGTGCTGGACATGTTAACCCTTCTCGAGCTATCAATCCAGGTCTAATCTATGACACCGATGAGGAGCAATATATTTTGTACCTATGCGGACTTGGCTACACAGATTCTGAAGTTGAGATAGTTACACATCAGAAGGATGCCTGTAGGAAAGGAAGGAAAATCACTGAAGCTGAGCTGAATTATCCTTCGATTGCGGTGAATGCGAAACTTGGCAAACTTGTGGTGAATAGGACGGTCACCAATGTAGGCGAGGCAAGTTCAACCTACACTGTGGACATTGATATGCCGAAGGGAGTAACGGCATCAATTTCACCAAACAAGCTAGAATTTACCAAGGCAAAAGAGGTGAAAACATTTGTTGTGAGTTTAAGTTGGGATGCCAATAAAATTAAGCATGCGGAGGGAAGCTTCACTTGGGTGTTTGGGAAACAAGTTGTGAGGAGCCCCATTGTAATATTCTAA